From Novosphingobium decolorationis, one genomic window encodes:
- a CDS encoding UDP-N-acetylmuramoyl-tripeptide--D-alanyl-D-alanine ligase codes for MTALARILDWPAPEAEEQGQGLWDSATLERALRGSASGPFTVSGVEIDSRDVEPGDLFFALKGESMDGHRFVEMAFAKGAAACVVDRPVEGPHILVKDTTEALERLGAASRQRARGPVIGVTGSVGKTGVKEMIFEGLERATRGDAHRSVKSYNNHVGVPLSLARMPARARFGVFEMGMNHEGEIAALTRQVRPHVAVITTIAPAHIENLGSEEAIADAKAEIFQGLERGGTAVIPADSPHYERLRKAALRCGARVVAFGRGANADVRLLDAVDAIGGGSLVTADMGDRRVCYTVAAPGEHQVTNSLAVMAAIRAVGGDLGAAGVALAEMGGLAGRGARLEIAVSGGEANADGSRSALLIDESYNANPASMRATLAQLGRTNARRRIAVLGAMKELGTHGPGYHAALEEPIREAGVDYLVLVGDEMLPLVRELETRADAGENAASSLGKPVAFAHCQSVREAVDRVRAFGLESGDAILVKGSNSVGLASLVSELNKQEG; via the coding sequence ATGACGGCACTGGCACGCATTCTCGATTGGCCTGCACCCGAGGCGGAAGAGCAGGGGCAGGGCCTTTGGGATTCCGCGACGCTCGAACGCGCCTTGCGCGGCTCGGCGAGTGGTCCTTTCACCGTATCGGGCGTCGAGATCGACAGCCGCGATGTCGAGCCGGGTGACCTGTTCTTCGCCCTCAAGGGCGAGAGCATGGACGGCCACCGCTTCGTCGAGATGGCCTTCGCCAAAGGCGCGGCGGCCTGCGTCGTCGACCGTCCGGTCGAAGGGCCGCACATCCTTGTCAAGGACACCACCGAGGCGTTGGAGCGTCTGGGCGCCGCGTCGCGCCAGCGCGCGCGCGGGCCGGTGATCGGGGTGACCGGGTCGGTCGGCAAGACCGGCGTCAAGGAGATGATCTTCGAAGGCCTTGAGCGTGCGACGCGCGGCGATGCGCACCGTTCGGTCAAGAGCTACAACAACCACGTGGGCGTCCCGCTCAGCCTTGCGCGCATGCCTGCCCGGGCTCGCTTCGGCGTGTTCGAGATGGGGATGAACCACGAAGGCGAGATCGCCGCGCTGACGCGCCAGGTCCGTCCGCATGTCGCGGTCATCACCACCATCGCGCCCGCCCACATCGAGAACCTGGGGTCCGAAGAGGCCATTGCCGACGCCAAGGCGGAGATATTCCAGGGGCTCGAACGTGGCGGCACGGCGGTGATCCCGGCCGACAGTCCGCATTACGAGCGCCTGCGCAAGGCGGCGCTGCGCTGCGGGGCGCGGGTCGTCGCCTTTGGGCGAGGAGCCAATGCCGACGTGCGTCTGCTCGACGCGGTCGATGCCATCGGCGGCGGATCGCTCGTCACCGCGGACATGGGCGACCGGCGCGTGTGCTACACGGTCGCCGCGCCGGGCGAGCACCAGGTGACAAACTCGCTTGCGGTCATGGCGGCCATCCGCGCCGTGGGCGGCGATCTGGGCGCAGCGGGCGTAGCGCTTGCCGAAATGGGCGGCCTTGCCGGACGCGGAGCGCGCCTTGAAATCGCGGTTTCAGGGGGGGAGGCCAACGCGGACGGTTCGCGCAGCGCGCTCCTCATCGATGAAAGCTACAACGCCAATCCGGCCTCGATGCGCGCGACGCTTGCGCAGCTCGGGCGCACCAACGCCCGGCGGCGCATTGCCGTGCTGGGCGCGATGAAGGAGCTGGGCACCCACGGTCCGGGCTATCACGCCGCGCTCGAAGAGCCGATCCGCGAGGCCGGTGTCGACTATCTGGTGCTGGTCGGCGATGAAATGCTCCCGCTCGTCCGGGAACTCGAAACCCGCGCGGATGCGGGGGAAAACGCCGCCTCCTCGCTTGGCAAACCGGTTGCCTTCGCGCATTGCCAGAGTGTGAGGGAGGCTGTGGATCGTGTGCGCGCTTTCGGGCTTGAAAGCGGGGATGCCATTCTCGTCAAAGGGTCCAATTCAGTGGGCCTGGCCTCGCTCGTTTCGGAGCTGAACAAGCAGGAAGGGTGA
- the mraY gene encoding phospho-N-acetylmuramoyl-pentapeptide-transferase, which produces MLYLFADWFDYQGLANLFRYQTFRAGGALLFALFVGLLIGPKFINMLRVRQGKGQPIREDGPQSHLAKRGTPTMGGLMILTALIAAMVLFMDVTNPFVWACIAVTIGFGAIGFMDDYDKVAKRSTAGVPGRVRLLMEFAVAGLASYIIVSQLNTNLYVPFLTGRYIPLGPLYYVFAAFVIVGAGNAVNLTDGLDGLATFPVFVAAGTFAIICYLAGRVDFATYLGIPHVPGAGELAIFCTGIMGACLAFLWFNAPPAAVFMGDTGSLALGGALGCIAVAAHHEIVLAVVGGLFVLEAASVIIQVFWFKRTGRRVFRMAPIHHHFEQLGWKESTVVVRFWIISLVLAVLGLATLKLR; this is translated from the coding sequence ATGCTGTATCTTTTCGCAGATTGGTTCGATTATCAGGGGCTTGCCAACCTCTTCCGCTACCAGACCTTCCGGGCCGGTGGTGCGCTTCTGTTTGCGCTGTTCGTCGGTCTTCTGATCGGTCCGAAGTTCATCAACATGCTGCGCGTGCGCCAGGGCAAGGGGCAGCCGATCCGCGAGGACGGCCCGCAGAGCCACCTTGCCAAGCGCGGTACGCCGACGATGGGCGGGCTGATGATCCTGACCGCGCTGATCGCGGCGATGGTCCTGTTCATGGACGTGACCAACCCGTTCGTGTGGGCCTGCATCGCGGTCACCATCGGCTTTGGCGCAATCGGCTTCATGGATGACTACGACAAGGTCGCCAAGCGCAGCACGGCGGGCGTTCCCGGGCGCGTGCGCCTGCTCATGGAATTCGCCGTGGCGGGCCTTGCCTCGTACATCATCGTCAGCCAGCTGAACACCAACCTCTACGTGCCTTTCCTGACCGGACGCTATATTCCGCTGGGGCCGCTCTATTATGTCTTCGCGGCCTTCGTGATCGTGGGCGCGGGCAATGCGGTGAACCTGACCGACGGGCTTGACGGTCTGGCGACCTTCCCGGTCTTCGTCGCGGCGGGGACCTTCGCGATCATCTGCTACCTGGCGGGCCGCGTCGACTTTGCGACGTACCTGGGCATTCCGCACGTCCCGGGCGCAGGCGAACTTGCGATCTTCTGCACTGGCATCATGGGCGCGTGTCTCGCCTTCCTGTGGTTCAACGCGCCGCCTGCGGCCGTGTTCATGGGCGATACCGGGAGCCTGGCACTCGGCGGTGCGCTGGGCTGCATCGCGGTCGCCGCGCACCACGAGATCGTGCTGGCGGTCGTGGGTGGTCTCTTCGTGCTGGAAGCCGCTTCGGTCATCATCCAGGTCTTCTGGTTCAAGCGCACCGGCCGCCGGGTCTTCCGCATGGCGCCGATCCACCACCATTTCGAACAGTTGGGCTGGAAGGAATCGACGGTCGTCGTGCGCTTCTGGATCATCTCGCTCGTGCTGGCCGTCCTGGGCCTCGCCACGCTGAAACTGCGATAA
- the murD gene encoding UDP-N-acetylmuramoyl-L-alanine--D-glutamate ligase, protein MIVSPAFAGKRYAVLGLARSGMTAVRSLLASGAHVMAWDSRDEPRQALLRDCEAGTCEIADPTSADLSGYDGVVVSPGVPLNSHPIAAAAARAGVPVIGDIELFALARASLPEHRVVGITGTNGKSTTTALVRHLLEKAGVPARMGGNIGLPILGTVPLEPNANGSGVYVLELSSYQIDLTHSLDCDVAALLNVTPDHLDRYDGFAAYAASKARLFAMQTPGHAAVFGKGDAQTLGVARREEARREGKGVARVDGADLDALQKDWPSLQGPHNLQNAAVAIAIVEALGIARADWEPGLRDFRGLPHRMECVARADGVDYINDSKATNPASAAPAIAAFPPDPAPRIHWIVGGLPKGEDLDECKPWFGHIKAAYTIGDAGPLFAEILEPYTPIVRSEMMAQAIRQAMDAAVPGDVVLLSPACASFDQFRDYEARGEAFRQIVEALLAPEDGDAKDGEGRGQGGAAG, encoded by the coding sequence GTGATCGTCTCCCCCGCCTTTGCCGGCAAACGCTACGCGGTCCTCGGGCTTGCCCGTTCGGGGATGACGGCGGTGCGCTCGCTGCTGGCGAGTGGGGCCCACGTGATGGCGTGGGACAGCCGCGACGAGCCGCGCCAGGCGCTGCTGCGGGACTGCGAGGCGGGCACCTGCGAGATCGCCGATCCCACGAGCGCGGACCTTTCCGGCTACGACGGGGTCGTTGTCTCGCCGGGCGTGCCGCTCAACAGCCATCCGATTGCCGCAGCCGCAGCGCGGGCGGGTGTGCCGGTCATCGGTGACATCGAACTCTTCGCGCTCGCCCGCGCCAGCCTGCCGGAGCATCGGGTGGTGGGCATCACCGGCACCAATGGCAAGTCGACGACAACGGCGCTCGTGCGCCACCTCCTGGAAAAGGCCGGAGTACCGGCGCGCATGGGCGGCAACATTGGCCTGCCGATCCTGGGAACGGTGCCGCTCGAGCCCAACGCGAACGGTTCGGGCGTCTATGTGCTGGAGCTTTCCAGCTACCAGATCGACCTCACCCACAGCCTCGATTGCGACGTGGCGGCGCTTCTCAACGTAACGCCCGATCACCTCGATCGCTACGATGGCTTTGCCGCCTACGCCGCCTCCAAGGCGCGTCTTTTCGCAATGCAGACGCCCGGCCACGCGGCGGTCTTCGGCAAGGGCGATGCGCAGACGCTGGGCGTGGCCCGGCGCGAGGAAGCCCGGCGCGAAGGCAAAGGCGTTGCCCGTGTCGACGGTGCCGACCTCGACGCGCTGCAGAAGGACTGGCCTTCGCTCCAGGGGCCGCACAACCTCCAGAATGCCGCGGTCGCTATCGCCATTGTCGAGGCGCTGGGGATCGCGCGCGCCGATTGGGAACCGGGTCTTCGCGACTTTCGCGGGCTGCCGCACCGCATGGAATGCGTCGCGCGCGCCGATGGGGTCGATTACATCAACGACAGCAAGGCCACCAACCCGGCTTCGGCCGCGCCTGCCATTGCCGCTTTCCCGCCCGATCCTGCACCGCGCATCCACTGGATCGTGGGCGGTCTGCCCAAGGGCGAGGACCTCGACGAGTGCAAGCCCTGGTTCGGGCATATCAAGGCGGCCTACACCATCGGCGATGCGGGCCCGCTCTTTGCCGAGATCCTGGAGCCCTATACCCCCATCGTGCGCAGCGAGATGATGGCGCAGGCGATCCGCCAGGCCATGGATGCCGCCGTTCCCGGCGATGTCGTCCTGCTCTCGCCTGCGTGTGCCAGCTTCGACCAGTTCCGCGACTATGAAGCGCGCGGCGAGGCCTTCCGCCAGATCGTCGAGGCGCTGCTCGCGCCTGAGGATGGGGACGCGAAGGACGGGGAGGGGCGCGGCCAGGGAGGAGCAGCGGGCTGA
- a CDS encoding FtsW/RodA/SpoVE family cell cycle protein: MASIAPEGPQGFTIPMAGAHRGAVSGHFAPATGPLPGGKGPGARTRRQRLAVWWQEIDRFALYIVLILMGIGAVAVAAGSPASARRLSTSAERLPDLYFFFLHMRWQLVGIGALLWASSLDKDAARRFGILIAGIMFAALFLVPVVGSEVNGAKRWLRLGFSLQPSEFLKVGWPILLAWILSWRARDPHIPVVGICAALMVVLGGLLMLQPDFGSTMLFSGSFAVMVLLSGFDWRRLAALGGVGVVGLVIMYFTYDNGRNRIDNFLFGGTAYDQVDLAERTLLNGGWTGQGFWMGVRKMSLPEAHTDYIFSVIGEEFGLLACMVIVALYIAFLVRVLMRTIDEEDLFSVLAAAGIAAQFGGQAFINILVNLQLFPSKGMTLPLISYGGSSTIALCLTMGLLLAITRRNPFIQRERFTLRTNGELS; this comes from the coding sequence ATGGCAAGTATTGCACCCGAGGGCCCGCAGGGCTTCACCATTCCCATGGCCGGAGCGCATCGCGGCGCGGTGAGCGGGCATTTCGCGCCCGCTACGGGCCCGCTGCCTGGCGGCAAGGGCCCTGGAGCCCGTACCCGGCGCCAGAGGCTGGCCGTTTGGTGGCAGGAGATCGACCGCTTTGCCTTGTACATCGTCCTGATCCTGATGGGGATCGGCGCGGTAGCGGTGGCGGCGGGATCGCCCGCCTCGGCGCGGCGTCTGTCGACCTCGGCCGAGCGGCTTCCCGATCTCTACTTCTTCTTCCTCCACATGCGCTGGCAGCTTGTGGGTATCGGCGCGCTGCTCTGGGCCTCCAGCCTCGACAAGGACGCGGCCCGGCGCTTTGGGATCCTGATCGCCGGCATCATGTTTGCTGCGCTCTTCCTCGTGCCGGTGGTCGGCTCGGAAGTGAACGGGGCGAAGCGCTGGCTGCGTCTGGGCTTCTCGCTCCAGCCCTCCGAGTTCCTCAAGGTGGGCTGGCCGATCCTGCTGGCCTGGATCCTGTCCTGGCGCGCGCGCGACCCGCACATCCCCGTCGTGGGCATCTGCGCCGCGCTGATGGTGGTTCTGGGCGGCCTGCTCATGCTCCAGCCCGACTTCGGCTCGACCATGCTGTTTTCGGGCAGCTTTGCGGTGATGGTGCTGCTGTCGGGCTTCGACTGGCGCCGCCTGGCGGCGCTGGGCGGCGTGGGCGTGGTCGGGCTCGTCATCATGTATTTCACCTATGACAACGGCCGCAACCGCATCGACAACTTCCTCTTCGGGGGCACGGCCTACGACCAGGTGGATCTTGCCGAGCGCACGCTGCTGAACGGCGGGTGGACGGGCCAGGGGTTCTGGATGGGCGTGCGCAAGATGTCGCTGCCCGAGGCCCATACCGACTATATCTTCTCGGTCATCGGCGAGGAGTTCGGCCTGCTGGCCTGCATGGTCATCGTCGCGCTCTACATCGCCTTCCTGGTGCGCGTGTTGATGCGCACGATCGATGAGGAAGATCTCTTCTCGGTGCTGGCCGCGGCGGGCATTGCCGCGCAGTTCGGCGGGCAGGCCTTCATCAACATCCTCGTCAACCTGCAGCTCTTTCCCTCCAAGGGCATGACGCTGCCGCTCATCAGCTATGGTGGTTCGTCTACCATTGCGCTGTGCCTGACGATGGGCCTTCTTCTCGCCATCACCCGGCGCAATCCCTTTATCCAGCGCGAGCGTTTTACCTTGCGCACCAATGGAGAGCTTTCATGA
- the murG gene encoding undecaprenyldiphospho-muramoylpentapeptide beta-N-acetylglucosaminyltransferase, whose translation MSGPSRHYVLAAGGTGGHLIPAFALAAELHARGHHVALITDERGAKIPGKPDYLTTHVLPQGRIAGKNPLSWLKGARGVLKGRSMAKRLFESFQPSAVIGFGGYPSLPTMLAASAMKIPTVLHEQNAVLGRVNRYFAKRVNAIATPCEDVDFLDARHENKVTLVGNPVREQVLSLREEPFPDFSEDSLFRILVTGGSQGARILSQVIPEALAMLPPTLCSRLQVIQQCRPEDIDGVRQRYAHHGIPAELATYFEDMAERLAGAHLFIGRSGASTIAELTAVGRPAILIPLPYAMDDHQVANTREIVAAGGARVIRQPAITTEDPDLLTGDKRNALLREQGAIFDKMAKDICLQVQAIAKNPQTLANAAHASWNCGYPKAAKDLADLVESFGAAPIMDVLRVVPEGGAPARGGEALARSVSATNKEFAQ comes from the coding sequence ATGAGCGGCCCCTCGCGGCACTACGTTCTTGCGGCCGGTGGTACCGGCGGCCACCTGATCCCGGCCTTTGCGCTGGCCGCCGAGCTTCACGCGCGCGGGCACCATGTCGCGCTGATCACCGACGAGCGCGGCGCGAAGATTCCCGGCAAGCCCGACTACCTGACGACGCACGTCCTCCCGCAGGGCCGCATCGCGGGCAAGAACCCGCTGAGCTGGCTCAAGGGCGCGCGCGGCGTGCTGAAGGGACGGAGCATGGCCAAGCGCTTGTTCGAGAGCTTCCAGCCCAGTGCCGTGATCGGCTTTGGCGGCTATCCCTCGCTCCCCACCATGCTGGCGGCCAGCGCGATGAAGATCCCGACCGTCCTGCACGAGCAGAACGCGGTGCTGGGGCGGGTGAACCGCTATTTCGCCAAGCGCGTCAATGCCATCGCCACCCCGTGCGAGGATGTCGACTTCCTCGATGCGCGCCATGAGAACAAGGTCACGCTGGTTGGCAATCCGGTCCGCGAGCAGGTGCTGTCCCTGCGCGAGGAGCCGTTCCCGGACTTCTCGGAAGACAGCCTGTTTCGCATTCTCGTGACCGGCGGCAGCCAGGGCGCGCGGATCCTGAGCCAGGTCATCCCCGAGGCGCTGGCGATGCTTCCGCCCACGCTGTGCTCGCGCCTTCAGGTGATCCAGCAGTGCCGCCCCGAAGACATCGACGGCGTGCGCCAGCGCTACGCGCATCACGGTATTCCGGCCGAGCTTGCGACCTATTTCGAGGACATGGCCGAGCGGCTTGCCGGCGCGCACCTGTTCATCGGGCGCTCGGGAGCCTCGACGATTGCCGAGCTGACCGCCGTGGGCCGTCCGGCGATCCTGATCCCGCTGCCTTACGCGATGGACGACCACCAGGTCGCCAACACGCGTGAGATCGTGGCGGCGGGCGGGGCGCGCGTCATCCGCCAGCCCGCGATCACGACCGAGGACCCGGACCTTCTGACGGGTGACAAGCGCAACGCGCTGCTGCGCGAGCAGGGCGCGATCTTCGACAAGATGGCCAAGGACATCTGCCTCCAGGTCCAGGCCATTGCCAAGAACCCGCAGACGCTCGCCAACGCGGCGCATGCCTCGTGGAACTGCGGCTATCCCAAGGCGGCCAAGGACCTTGCCGATCTTGTCGAAAGCTTCGGGGCCGCGCCGATCATGGACGTGCTGCGCGTCGTGCCCGAAGGCGGAGCCCCTGCGCGGGGCGGCGAGGCGCTCGCCCGCTCCGTTTCTGCGACCAACAAGGAATTTGCCCAGTGA
- the murC gene encoding UDP-N-acetylmuramate--L-alanine ligase gives MKAVGTDIGTIHFVGIGGIGMSGIAEVMHNLGYSVQGSDMAESYVVEHLRSRGITVNIGQRAENVNGAAVVVTSTAVKRTNPEVVYALENRIPVVRRAEMLAELMRLKSTVAVAGTHGKTTTTSMVAALLDAGGIDPTVINGGIINAYGSNARLGESDWMVVEADESDGSFLRLDGTIAVVTNIDPEHLDHYGSFDKVKEAFVEFIENVPFYGAALLCIDHPEVQAVIPKVRDRRVVTYGFSAQADIRGENVTPIPGGNRFDVALRQRDGSFQRIEGIELPMPGRHNVQNALAAVGVSIEMGCPHEVIRTGFSKFGGVKRRFTKVGEIAVGEGTVSVIDDYGHHPVEIRAVLAAAREGVKGRVIAVAQPHRYTRLRDHMDEFESCFNDADVVYITPVYAAGEEPIEGVDSAHLVKGLKSRGHRSAQEIAGADALAERLAETILPGDMIVCLGAGDITKWAAGLAAAITEKRKA, from the coding sequence GTGAAAGCCGTCGGCACCGATATCGGGACCATCCACTTCGTCGGCATTGGCGGCATCGGCATGTCGGGCATCGCCGAAGTCATGCACAACCTGGGCTACTCGGTGCAGGGCTCGGACATGGCCGAGAGCTACGTCGTCGAGCACCTGCGGTCGCGCGGGATCACGGTGAACATCGGCCAGCGGGCGGAGAACGTGAACGGGGCGGCGGTTGTCGTGACCTCGACCGCGGTCAAGCGCACCAACCCCGAAGTCGTCTACGCGCTGGAGAACCGCATTCCGGTCGTGCGCCGGGCCGAGATGCTGGCCGAGCTGATGCGCCTCAAATCGACCGTGGCGGTCGCGGGCACCCACGGCAAGACCACCACGACCTCGATGGTCGCCGCGCTCCTCGATGCAGGGGGGATCGATCCCACCGTCATCAACGGCGGCATCATCAACGCCTATGGGTCCAACGCGCGCCTGGGCGAGAGCGACTGGATGGTGGTGGAAGCCGACGAGAGCGACGGCTCGTTCCTGCGCCTTGACGGCACCATCGCGGTTGTCACCAACATCGATCCCGAGCACCTCGATCACTACGGTTCGTTCGACAAGGTGAAGGAAGCCTTTGTCGAGTTCATCGAGAACGTGCCGTTCTACGGCGCGGCGCTCCTGTGCATCGACCACCCCGAGGTCCAGGCGGTGATCCCCAAGGTGCGCGACCGCCGTGTCGTCACCTATGGTTTCAGTGCGCAGGCCGACATTCGCGGCGAGAACGTGACCCCGATCCCGGGCGGCAACCGCTTCGATGTGGCGCTGCGCCAGCGCGACGGCTCGTTCCAGCGCATCGAGGGTATCGAGCTTCCCATGCCCGGCCGCCACAACGTGCAGAACGCGCTCGCCGCAGTCGGCGTCTCGATCGAGATGGGCTGTCCGCACGAGGTCATCCGCACCGGTTTCTCCAAGTTCGGCGGGGTCAAGCGCCGCTTCACCAAGGTCGGCGAAATCGCCGTGGGTGAGGGCACGGTTTCGGTCATTGACGACTACGGCCACCATCCGGTCGAGATCCGCGCCGTGCTGGCGGCCGCGCGCGAGGGTGTGAAGGGCCGCGTCATCGCGGTTGCCCAGCCGCACCGCTACACGCGCCTGCGCGACCACATGGACGAGTTCGAAAGCTGCTTCAACGATGCCGATGTGGTCTACATCACGCCGGTCTATGCTGCGGGCGAAGAGCCGATCGAGGGCGTCGACAGCGCGCACCTGGTCAAGGGCCTGAAGTCGCGCGGGCACCGCTCGGCTCAGGAAATTGCAGGCGCCGATGCGCTTGCAGAGAGGTTGGCCGAGACGATCCTGCCGGGCGACATGATCGTGTGCCTGGGGGCAGGCGATATCACCAAGTGGGCCGCCGGGCTCGCCGCCGCGATCACGGAAAAGCGCAAGGCATGA
- the murB gene encoding UDP-N-acetylmuramate dehydrogenase translates to MSDLAASLPPVRGKLTANAPLAPLVWFKAGGCAQWLFEPKDTEDLQAFLKDLDPTVPVMALGLGSNMIVRDGGVAGVVIRLGKPFAKVTAGEDLTLECGGGASGILVSSTARDAGIAGTEFLRSIPGTVGGFVRMNGGAYGGEVKDILVACDVVLRDGSLRTLANADLGYTYRHSELPAGAVVVAARFQGRAGDPAEIQAEMDRISASREASQPLRSKTGGSTFKNPQGTSAWKLVDEAGCRGLQLGGAQVSEKHTNFLLNTGDATASDIEALGEEVRRRVKEASGVTLEWEIQRVGSHK, encoded by the coding sequence ATGAGCGATCTCGCGGCCTCCCTTCCGCCCGTCCGGGGCAAGCTGACGGCGAACGCGCCGCTGGCCCCGCTCGTCTGGTTCAAGGCGGGTGGATGCGCGCAGTGGCTGTTCGAGCCCAAGGATACCGAGGACCTGCAGGCGTTCCTCAAGGACCTTGATCCTACGGTTCCGGTCATGGCCCTGGGACTGGGCTCCAACATGATCGTGCGCGACGGCGGCGTTGCCGGCGTGGTGATCCGGCTGGGCAAGCCCTTTGCCAAAGTGACTGCGGGCGAGGATCTCACGCTCGAATGCGGGGGCGGGGCGAGCGGTATCCTGGTTTCTTCCACCGCGCGCGATGCGGGGATTGCGGGAACCGAGTTTCTGCGTTCGATCCCGGGCACGGTGGGCGGCTTTGTGCGCATGAACGGCGGCGCCTATGGTGGCGAGGTCAAGGACATCCTGGTCGCGTGCGACGTGGTCCTGCGCGACGGATCGCTGCGCACGCTGGCCAACGCGGATCTGGGCTACACCTACCGCCATTCCGAACTCCCGGCAGGCGCGGTGGTTGTCGCCGCGCGCTTCCAGGGCCGTGCGGGCGATCCCGCCGAGATTCAGGCCGAGATGGACCGCATTTCGGCGAGCCGCGAAGCCTCGCAGCCGCTGCGCTCCAAGACCGGCGGCTCCACGTTCAAGAACCCGCAAGGGACCTCGGCGTGGAAGCTGGTCGACGAGGCCGGGTGCCGGGGGCTCCAGCTGGGCGGGGCGCAGGTTTCGGAAAAACACACCAACTTTCTTCTCAACACCGGCGATGCCACCGCCAGCGACATCGAGGCGCTGGGCGAGGAAGTGCGCCGCCGGGTCAAGGAAGCCTCGGGCGTCACGCTCGAGTGGGAAATTCAACGAGTAGGATCGCATAAGTGA